The genomic stretch GCAGCGACACCAGCGTGGTACGGCGCTGGGTACGCAGCAGGGCGAGCAGTTCGACCTGGTGGCGGATGTCGAGGTGATTGGTCGGCTCGTCGAGGACCAGGACGTCGGGGTCCTGGGCGAAGGCCCTGGCGAGCAGGACGCGTTGGCGTTCCCCTCCGGACAGGGCCGTGAACCGGCGACCCGCTTGGTCGTCCATGCCGACGTCGGCCAAGGCGCGGGCGACGATGTCCCGGTCGGCGGCGTCCTCACCGGCGAAGGCTCGCTTGTAGGGGGTGCGGCCCATGGCGACGACCTCGCGCACGCTCAGCTCGAAGTCGCTCCCGCGCTCCTGCGGGAGGGCCGCCACGTGTCGCGCTGACTGGACCGCGCTCAGCTCGCGCAGATCGGTGCCGGCCAGAAGTACTCGCCCGGCGGTGGGCTTCAGATGCCGGTAGACGGTGCGCAGGAGCGTGGACTTGCCGCTGCCGTTCGGCCCGACCAGTCCGGTGATCTCGCCCTCGGCGGCGATCAGGTGGGCGCCCGCGACGACCGTACGGCCGGCGTAGGCGACGTGCAGGTCCTCGATGTCGATCCTCAACTGCCGCTCCCCAGACGCCGGTCCAGCAGATACAGCAGGGCCGGAGCCCCGAGCAGCGAAGTGACCACGCCCACCGGCAGCTCCTGCGTGTCCATGGCCGTACGGCAGACGATGTCGACCACCACCAGCAGCACCGCCCCGAACAGGGCCGAGACCGGCAACAGGCGCCGGTGGTCACCGCCGACGACCAGGCGGCAGACGTGCGGCACCATCAGCGCGACAAAGGCGATCGCGCCGGAGACGGCGACCAGGACGCCGGTCAGCACGCTGGTGACGGTGAACAGTTCGCGGCGCAGCCGGGTGACGTCGATGCCGAGGCCGGCCGCCGTCTCGTCGCCCATCAGCAGGGCGTTCAGTGCGCGGGCGCGCGCCTGCAGCCAGAGCAGAGCGATGGGCACGGCGACGGCGGGGACCGCGAGCATCTGCCAGTTCGCTCCGCTGAGGCTGCCCATGAGCCAGAACAGCACGCTGTGCGTCTGCTGCTCGTCACCGGCCTGCAGCACCAGGTAGCTGGTGAAGCCGGAGAGGAACTGGCCGATCGCCACCCCGGCCAGCACCAGCCTGAGCGGTGCGAAGCCCCCGCCGCGCCGAGCGACCGCCCACACCAGCGCGAAGGTGGCCAGGGCCCCGGCGAAGGCCGCGCCGGACA from Streptomyces roseochromogenus subsp. oscitans DS 12.976 encodes the following:
- a CDS encoding FecCD family ABC transporter permease, encoding MPSTLVRRKASASEERSLPATPLAVVLAVALLAALTAAVAWGSTSIPPGEVWGVVWRRLSGEAPRPGTNDLIIWQLRVPRALLAALVGAGLGVVGTAVQALVRNPLADPYLLGISNGASLGAVAAIVLGVGAGGALGLGLSGAAFAGALATFALVWAVARRGGGFAPLRLVLAGVAIGQFLSGFTSYLVLQAGDEQQTHSVLFWLMGSLSGANWQMLAVPAVAVPIALLWLQARARALNALLMGDETAAGLGIDVTRLRRELFTVTSVLTGVLVAVSGAIAFVALMVPHVCRLVVGGDHRRLLPVSALFGAVLLVVVDIVCRTAMDTQELPVGVVTSLLGAPALLYLLDRRLGSGS
- a CDS encoding ABC transporter ATP-binding protein, yielding MRIDIEDLHVAYAGRTVVAGAHLIAAEGEITGLVGPNGSGKSTLLRTVYRHLKPTAGRVLLAGTDLRELSAVQSARHVAALPQERGSDFELSVREVVAMGRTPYKRAFAGEDAADRDIVARALADVGMDDQAGRRFTALSGGERQRVLLARAFAQDPDVLVLDEPTNHLDIRHQVELLALLRTQRRTTLVSLHDLNAAASVCDRLHVLHAGSVVASGRPRGVLTPALMAAVFGVRAAVVDHPLTGDPLIAFDHRAPADAEPAAAVETHTGA